The Paraburkholderia agricolaris genome includes the window CCGTCCTGTCAGTGGGCTTATCCGGCAGCGTACGCTCGCCAGGATTCGGCGAGAGGCCGAAAGCCTTGTCGCAGGAAAATGAAGCGCGTCAGCTTCAGGTTTCCACACTGACCCGGCTGTCCGAACGATCAAAGCCCACTCGGCCGGCGCATGCCGCACGGCCCCGAACGAACTGAAGCGTCGCTTCGGCAACACGTGCGCCGAGGTAACGCGCCGTGGCAAGATCCGCTTCGGGCGGCGCGGCATCGGGGCCCTGGTCGGTATTCGATTGCGCGCCCGCCCCCAGCCAGAAACCCAGCCGGTTCAGATCGTCTGGCGAACCCGTGGTTGAGTTATTCGCGGGAGGCAAGCCAAGATTGACCCAGTGCATACCGTGCTGGGCGGCAAACAGGGCGATCTGGACAAGGGTGGCCAGCTTGTCTCCGGCGTGCGCGCCAGAGTTGGTAAAGCCGGCCGCGATCTTGTCCTTCCATAGAAACCCCTTGGTCATCACCGCAGTCGAGGTCGCTTCCTCGAAGATTTTGAATTCGGCTGACACCCCGGCCATATAAGTCGGCGCGCCGAAAATGATCGCATCGGCTGCGGCTAGTTCATCCCAGCGCGCCTGCGCGTCTTCGCAGGTAACGAGGATGCCCCGCGCGCCGGCAGTCCGGTCGATACCTTCTTTTACGGCTGCGGCTTGCCGTGCCGTATGTCCATACCCGCTGTGGTAAACAATCGCGACGCTTGCACTCGACATGCATTTCTCCTGGAAATTGATTCCGTTCTCTCGTTTCAGTTGATCCCGTGCGTGATGCCCGCCTGGTGCTCGGGCGGTGCTCGATCGGTTCCGTCAAAGTTCGACCAGC containing:
- a CDS encoding flavodoxin family protein, producing the protein MSSASVAIVYHSGYGHTARQAAAVKEGIDRTAGARGILVTCEDAQARWDELAAADAIIFGAPTYMAGVSAEFKIFEEATSTAVMTKGFLWKDKIAAGFTNSGAHAGDKLATLVQIALFAAQHGMHWVNLGLPPANNSTTGSPDDLNRLGFWLGAGAQSNTDQGPDAAPPEADLATARYLGARVAEATLQFVRGRAACAGRVGFDRSDSRVSVET